Genomic segment of Triticum aestivum cultivar Chinese Spring chromosome 6A, IWGSC CS RefSeq v2.1, whole genome shotgun sequence:
caaaggaggcctcactATCTTCCGCACTGGTGTGCATTCGCATGAGTAGTTCATAGTGTGTTACGGTATTAATATTGCTAGCAATCTAGTCATGACATTGATccaatttttttaattattccaaCATGTGCCTATAGTATTTTTTCGCACAGTGTTTTCTGCTTGTTCACAGTGTTTAATTTTTGCAATAGGTAGTGTATATacttgtttttttaacacagtacaaacgcaaACGCTCATATATATGCGGATATACTCATCCTATGAACACACATACTTGTTGACGGTGAGTGTATGCCTTTATTTTCAGTTTGTAAATGATTCAGGCTGAGTTTTGCCCACCGTAGTCCGTAGATCCATGAGAAAATTGCTTGGCCTAACCAAAGATTTTTCAAAATGGGTCCGCCTAAAGAGTAAATTTAGTTTGATGAAAGATGAAACTTGCAGTTTTTAGCAGCCCACCTGAACCTTTTAAAAAGAGTATATGATGTTCTTCATTAAACTaatttttgaagaaaaaaacaGCTGAGACTAAAAAAGAAATCGCGTGAGATTTTTTTTTGGCAGTTGGATCTTTCACCGGATGGCAGTTGTGTTTCTACTTCCTCCGGTCTCCTTCCTCCTCTTGAACCACCCACGACCACCGATCAATTTGCCTGCCTCCGGGGTCTGCGATCGGCAACACTCTTGTGCACGCCCTCCCATCACCGTTGCTCATTGTGATGGTGCCGCCACCCTAGACTATCCCACTAAACCTTCCCGGCCACAAGATTTATTCGCTGAGCCAGTGCCATGGCAGTCAACAATTTTCCTTGCCTCTGTTCACAACGTCGCAACTCGCTACGGCTCGCACTCTCATCCTTGTCTCCGGCAAGGTTCTGTCTCGGCCTCGCTGGGGTCGACAGTCGGTGGCGAAGCTAGACGGAATCAACTGGTGGTGGGGTGGAGGTGAAAGACCAAATATGagtgtttgggggggggggcaatagaTAAAAAAGTTTTCCTGCCGCCCACACCTTCGGCCACGGAGCTGTATTCTCTCTAGAATCGACTCACGTGGATTCAATATTCAAGCGACTTAAAAAAATCTTGTGTGTAAAACAATCAGTTAAAAATAGCAAAACCATTATTTTATTTTATAGTTTTGCTAAAGcatatctagatgtgccataagtattgtaGATCTAAGttctatgtcattgattttacattgagattcgtgtggatatttccttttttcttcttcttcttctctttatgcttgattcactcacttagatgtgcaataactagggcacatttagatgtgtcctagacacacCCTTTTTTTTTTATATAATCAGCAAAACCGTTGTAAAAAGTACTTGTATTGAACAATGGAGACGTGGTCCTACCAGCCGGTAAAAAACGAATGTCTGGTTATTAAGTGGGCCAGTTCTTATCCACACCGCTCCTATATCCACGGATCAACCAGTTGCCAAACGCTGACCCGGACCCGCGGGCAAAATTAGCTTGCAGTCCCGGTGTGGCTTGGCTCGACAAGCGAGAGTACAAATGCATTGCATTATCAGCATCATCGTCGTGCTATTCTTTCCTCTGTGTGTTTTCACGATGAGAACGCATCTTGCCACTAGAGCTCTAGGCAAGCACACACGTCGTacattactagtagtagtagttaATTTTTTTTCTCGTCAACATATGCATGGATGATGGTGCGCGACAAGTCATGTTTTTGGCACTTATCTGCTGAATATACGATATTTTTGTGATTGGATGGTTTCGCACGTGCACGATGGACGGTCTGTCAAATGtgcaccatacatgcatgctatatCCACGTAATACAGACATACAAGTTgcactggagagagagagagagagagagagagagagagagagagagaggagaagatgcTTTAAATGGCAGCTTGGTTAGTGGTGTGGTACAACAAGAGGTGCAAAGGGTTGGCACGTACCAAGTGGCAAATCTAGTCCACACGTCCACTGTCCGCTCACCTGTCCAAAGTGTGACCACAGACATGCATCCCAGCTGCACGATCGAACTGTTCCCATCTCAGCTCACAAGTGGAGCAGCATCTATCTATCTTGATGGAATTCCTATCCATCTAGAATAAGTAACAAAGTACATTTCCATATGATGAAACTCAAGGGGGCTACATCTACAACATTTGATCAACTTGATTTAGATCCATCAAATGAATATCTGTCAGCAAAAAGATCATATACTTGTAACTTGCTTCGTAACGAGTCTACGAATGATTTGTAACCCAAAAGTCATACCTGTGCACAACCGCGcgcgcggcgggggggggggggggggggggcacgaatTTTGCGTATCACTTACATGGTATATTCTTTTTATCCTGACCATTGCTCTCAACTTTATCTTCGTTTTATCGACTTATGGGTGAGGTCGCTATCACTCATGTGTGCATTATATTGTTTACAATGGTACTATACTTTTTTCAAACATGGCCAACATCTAGCTCAACTTTATCCTGGTTTTACCGATGGATGAGTCATGAGTGTGATAGTTATGGTGGGGGTGGGGGGACATATATATAGATATAGTTCTATGGAACGGTCATAACAAAGACACACTTGAAAACAGGTTAAAGTCACTCTGCCAAAAAGGGAAAAAGGGAGGGAAAGAAGAGTCTAAACTTGCAAATCGTCTAACTCACTAACCAATAACCATTGTGTGATAGGCTGATAGTCAACGGGCCTTGAGGAGATATTTTAGCTTGCAGGTGCAATCAACCCAGGAACACCCAAAAACCATTCGGTTTTGCCTTATAAACACAGTAACAAATAACATCagcaaaatactactccctctgtaaataaatataagagcgtttagatcactactctagtgatctaaacgctcttatatttatttacagagggattACTACACTTGGCAAAAAACACAGAAGGAGAGCGTCGACATCAAGAGAAAGATAATGCAACACAAAGTAAAGCACTGGTCTTAATGAGATGCGAATTGCTCATCAACACAACCGCCCGAGCGATAGCTAACTGATCGACCGGATTAGGTCTGGCTCTTGCATTTGCGGAGCTAGCCACGACAtgacctcaactccaaccacaGATCCCTTGTCTCCCTCATGTGGCACCCCATGAGACCACCTATCTCGCAAAGGGAAGTGTGTAGTAGTCCTGTCCATGCATGTTTCTCTCTTGAGCTAGGCTAGTGTTTCCCGGTGGCAATTAAGGCCGTTAAGCCTGGCCCCAACCCCCAAAATGAACAAGAGACACCTAGCCTAAACCAAGAAAAGACCAAAGCTCTCTCATCACCAGTTCATCATCACCACATGCACAAAGCACACGAGCTGGCGAGCGTGCGGCACTACTACTAGTAGCTCGGCTCGCTGCCCGATCGATCCATGTCCATGCGGAGCGTTCCATGACCAACCCCTCCTCCCCGTCTTCTCCATCCTCTTCTCCCACCTCCGCGCACCATCGCCAGTACGaagaaccggcggcggcggcggccaaggtgGGCAACGGCGGCCAGGTAGACCACGGCATTTCGTTTCCGGAGGCCATAGACGACGTCGAGGGCGCCGAGCTGTCGCCCCCGCGCTGCGAATGGGAGTTCCGGCTCGCGGCCACCGTGCCGTCCCCGTCGCTGGCCGGCGCGTCCGAAGCCATCGGCAGCGTCGACTTCGACCCCGCCGGCCGCCTCCTCGCCACGGGCGGCATCGCGCGCAAGGTCCGGATATACGGCGTCGCCGGCCTGCCGTCGTCGCCTAGCCCCGCCGCGTGCATCTGCGTGCCGGCCAAGCTCAGCAGCGTGCGGTGGCGTCCCGAGGAAGGGGGCGGCCGTGCGGTGGGGTGCGGCGACTACGACGGCGTCGTGACGGAGTACGACGTGGAGCGCGGCGTCGCggcgtgggagcgcgacgagcacgCCGGGAGGCGGGTGTGGGCGCTCGACTACGCGCCACGCGGCGGTCACACGTCCATGGCGGCGTCCGGCTCCGACGACAGGACGGCGCACGTCTGGGACCCGCGGTCCCCCTCGGGCTCATGGGCCacggcgcgggccggcggcgcggtgcTGTGCGTGGAGTTCGACCCGTCCGGCGGGCCGCAGCTGGCGGTGGGCTCGGCGGACCGGCGCGCGGCCGTGTACGACGTGCGCGCGCTGGGCCACGGCGCGGTGGCTTCCATGGACGGGCACGCGCGCGCCGTGACGTACGTGCGGTGGGCGCCGGCGCGGCGGGTGGTGACGTCGGCCGCCGACGGGACGCACCGGCTGTGGGAGTGGCCGTCGACGCCGGAGCTGTCGGGGCCGGCGCGGGAGGTGCGGTCGTACAGCGGCCACGTCAGCGGGCGGAGCTTCGTGGGGATGGGGCTGTGGCGCGGCGCCGGGCTGGTGGCCAGCGGGTCCGAGTCCAACCACGTCTTCGTCTACGACCTCAGGTGGGGCAAGCCTGTCTGGGTGCACCCCTTCGACGTCGCCTCCGACGGCTCCTCCGACGCCGAAGGGTTCGTTAGCGCCGTGACGTGGCTGCAGGGCGACGCCGACGGCGACGGGGCGCTCGTCGCCGGCAGGTCGGACGGCGTGCTGAAGATGTTCACGTGCCAACCACGCCGGGGAGATGACCACCCAGTGGACGACCCATAGCGAGCCACACTCTCCACTGCCCATTCCGATCCagtgtgcgtgtgagagagattcaTTCTTGCGTTTCAATCATGATTATACTACATGTTTTTCTTTTGTTGCAGACAAGAAACAAACTTGCTAGAGCACAGGGGATATGattctttcccttttttctttctgttctttttAATTTGTTACTCGTTCCTGACAATTTTTATGTATGTACTGATCTATTTTACAAGGAATACAAATAACTAAATTTTCATCGATAACACAATGAAGTGTGTTTTGTAGATGAACTCACGTTGAAATGAATCTCATATTAATAACGGAAAGTAATTTTGATATCGTGCACGAAGGCAGATTTTGTGTAACTAGTCCATATTCATATCATATCATATTTTCTTTTTATTGTTTTCCCCAGAAGAAGAAATAATTCCTTCGCAAAAAAAGCATAGATATTATGGCGATATATCGTGTGCACTTGGGGAAAGCTCATCCAACAAACATTGCCATCTGTGACATAAAAAACAGATACAAGATTCAAATGAGTACTTGCTCAAGTTAAATAACATACATATTGTATAAAATTGTGTTGTCTTAGGTCACAATAAGGGATGTCATGTTATGAGTTTCTGGTGATTGACATTAGTATTTCATAACTTACATCTATGAACTATTCAACATTTTTTGGAAACTCAGAAaatgaaatttaaaaaaaaaagcAGAGAGAGTGGATGGCGAAAAGCTATAAACACTTTTTTTGAAAGGGAAGGTCGAAACCTCCAGGCACATGGATCCTAGGATGCGACCATAATTTTCTTTAAATAGATGTGAAGCGGCGATATAGAAAAATAAATCTACTTAAAAACAGAGTACATACAGTACAGTGGACAACTATGGAGGAACCACAAGAAAGATTAAGAACAAAATACACCTAAAGTTGATATTCCTCCCATGAAGTATGCCCTCACGCCGATATCGCCGGGTCCAGCTCATGTAGGTTAGGACATAAATTTCCATCCTCAATAAGGGGTCCAACCAACTAAGAGCAGAACATCAATAAAAGCTATAAAGCTATATAGATAAAATCATATACGTGCATATATTTATGCATGTACATATATGTATGTGGCGTCCACCATGCAAGTGCATGATCATCTAATAAACATGTGTGTATGTTGTGCATTTTAGCAAATTTTCAAGTATATGCAGGCTTCGATCACCTCCCTTACCATGACCACCGCACTCATCCATCGGTAAAAGTAGGATAAGATTGTGCTACATGATCACGATTGGAAACAATATCAGGAAGAAATGGTCTATCTGTCCTTAGCACCAACCAGCGGAGGTTCGGAAAATCAGTTCATTTGCAATTGAAGATAAACGAATCTAGTGTCCCCCCCCCAGGGGCAAAGTTAATACTCCCTATGCACTCAGCTGACCGATCAAATTGAAATTCATGAATGTGGTGTAGTCTTGCCGAGCTTCACGTGAATATGTATTTTTTTTGTCGGTTGTGAATATGTATTTCAATCAGTCCATAATTCTTGATGGATACATATGGATAGATATGAGGAAGCTAGTGTAGATGGGAATAGTTGGGTCGTGTGGCCGCATTTTGGCCAGGTTGGCGGACAGTGGAGTGTATGGACTAGATTTGCCACTTGGTACGTGCCAACCCTTTGCACCTCTTGTTATACCACTATAGACATTTAAAGCAAAagcagcctctctctctctctctctctctctctttctctctctctctctctacctgtgCGTGCAAGTG
This window contains:
- the LOC123130067 gene encoding WD repeat-containing protein RUP2, giving the protein MTNPSSPSSPSSSPTSAHHRQYEEPAAAAAKVGNGGQVDHGISFPEAIDDVEGAELSPPRCEWEFRLAATVPSPSLAGASEAIGSVDFDPAGRLLATGGIARKVRIYGVAGLPSSPSPAACICVPAKLSSVRWRPEEGGGRAVGCGDYDGVVTEYDVERGVAAWERDEHAGRRVWALDYAPRGGHTSMAASGSDDRTAHVWDPRSPSGSWATARAGGAVLCVEFDPSGGPQLAVGSADRRAAVYDVRALGHGAVASMDGHARAVTYVRWAPARRVVTSAADGTHRLWEWPSTPELSGPAREVRSYSGHVSGRSFVGMGLWRGAGLVASGSESNHVFVYDLRWGKPVWVHPFDVASDGSSDAEGFVSAVTWLQGDADGDGALVAGRSDGVLKMFTCQPRRGDDHPVDDP